One genomic window of Limanda limanda chromosome 16, fLimLim1.1, whole genome shotgun sequence includes the following:
- the LOC133022241 gene encoding LOW QUALITY PROTEIN: coiled-coil domain-containing protein 138-like (The sequence of the model RefSeq protein was modified relative to this genomic sequence to represent the inferred CDS: deleted 2 bases in 1 codon) produces the protein MNQQVGDTEADVAEAVEKLKQKYLEKKRKQLPPSENFPSGTSDEAVQGLILSHRPRQQSKELKCYSKALNELFKAVTNHPEQFGSDHNSLHESNEDLSEDFAADPLQDSQLFTETDVTLPFCLDNSPGSHETEPDRELQRPINHFPDSCCSSSLVPVKVYQEMMTIYEQLKAERQGQQQWERELQERERRLKQQEEAFGRLAGMEELLHTRILAVEEKHQQELSQLQDLLRERSKENKRLKSSFDTIKELNDNMKKQLNEISEQNKKLESQSKRVQARLENLQRKCEHGIASRGCPKESIQSIESIKSSKKERTAAPGRPSIKGSSSPTSLKLLALLLDWVLDRQTFSSVAGNGVGQCQPPEAALNDRCLKVLPLLADQLHHTPLSEPDLLLNLLRLIHWALRHMDNSTQHVALSATLRRIGEELSKPTAVLQDPDLPKSCSVTAGPLRNCPLHRSTCSHTHILSSLIILRTVTQADVLAQALDSLHSELTAEESRGLFIHSGGVCVLLMVLRAGRGSHTPIDILMQLTEPSRYLNPFLEACSCEDFFRTASQLLKHPRLELPSLEKLSILLQKLSSDRKNRRLFELSSLHLQIQELHHKTSHTHTFLCLNLRSILHNLK, from the exons ATGAACCAGCAGGTTGGAGACACTGAGGCGGATGTAGCAGAAGCTGTGGAGAAGCTCaaacagaaatatctggagaagaagaggaaacag ttgcCACCTTCAGAAAACTTTCCCTCAGGAACCAGTGATG AAGCAGTACAAGGGCTCATCTTGTCCCACAGACCCAGACAACAAAGCAAGGAGTTGAAATGCTACAGCAAAGCTTTAAATGAGCTGTTCAAAGCAGTTACCAACCACCCTGAACA GTTTGGTAGCGATCATAATAGTCTGCATGAGAGTAATGAGGACCTGAGTGAGGACTTTGCAGCTGACCCACTACAGGACTCTCAGCTGTTTACAGAGACAG ATGTGACCCTTCCATTCTGTCTGGATAATAGCCCTGGGTCCCATGAAACTGAGCCAGACCGAGAGTTGCAGAGACCAATCAACCATTTCCCTGACTCATGCTGCTCCTCATCCTTGGTACCAGTAAAGGTTTATCAGGAAATGATGACCATCTATGAACAGCTAAAG gcagAGCGACAAGGCCAGCAGCAGTGGGAGAGGGAGCTGCAGGAACGAGAAAGAAGGCTGAAACAACAGGAGGAGGCTTTTGGGAGGCTGGCCGGAATGGAAGAGCTGCTCCATACTCGCATACTGGCTGTAGAGGAG AAACACCAGCAAGAGCTCAGCCAGCTGCAGGATCTTCTT AGAGAGAGGAGCAAAGAGAACAAGAGGCTCAAATCCAGCTTTGACACCATCAAGGAGCTGAATGACAACATGAAGAAACAG CTGAATGAGATCAGTGAACAGAATAAGAAGTTGGAGAGCCAGTCCAAGAGGGTGCAGGCTCGACTCGAGAACCTTCAG AGGAAATGCGAACACGGCATAGCATCTAGAGGTTGTCCGAAAGAGAGCATTCAGAGCATCGAGAGTATTAAATCATCCAAAAAGGAGAGAACTGCTGCCCCTGGAAGACCCAGCATCAAG GGCAGCTCCAGTCCCACCTCACTAAAGCTCCTGGCACTTTTATTGGACTGGGTCCTTGACAGACAGACGttctcatcagtagcaggaaATGGTGTCGGGCAGTGTCAGCCTCCGGAGGCTGCGCTCAATGACAGATGCCTCAAG GTGCTGCCGTTATTAGCAGATCAGCTTCATCACACACCTTTGTCCgaacctgacctcctcctcaacCTTCTCCGCCTCATCCACTGGGCTTTGAGACACATGGACAACAGCACACAA CATGTAGCCCTCTCTGCCACTCTGCGACGGATAGGAGAGGAATTGTCTAAGCCAACTGCTGTGCTGCAAGATCCAGACCTGCCCAAGTCCTGCAGTGTGACTGCTGGACCGCTCAGGAACTGTCCCCTTCACAGGAGCACCTGTAGTCACACGCATATCCTCTCCAGCCTCATTATCCTCCGCACCGTCACACAAG CTGACGTGTTGGCCCAGGCTCTGGACAGCCTCCACAGCGAGCTGACAGCCGAGGAGAGCCGAGGCCTCTTCATCCActctggaggagtgtgtgtgctaCTCATGGTGTTAAGAGCGGGCCGTGGCTCACACACACCTATAGACATCCTGATGCAGCTAACTGAACCATCTC GCTACCTGAATCCCTTCCTGGAGGCTTGTAGCTGTGAGGACTTTTTCCGAACAGCATCCCAGCTCCTGAAACACCCTCGTCTGGAGCTCCCATCACTGGAGAAGCTTTCTATCCTTCTGCAGAAACTCTCCAGCGACAG GAAGAACCGTCGTCTGTTTGAGCTGAGCTCTCTCCACCTCCAGATACAAGAGCTGCATCACAaaaccagtcacacacacactttcctctgCCTCAACCTCAGGTCCATTCTCCACAACcttaaataa